The Panicum hallii strain FIL2 chromosome 5, PHallii_v3.1, whole genome shotgun sequence genome contains the following window.
TTCGTCTCCAGGACTACAAGTTCATAGGTGATTACAACCATGCTATTCATAAAATCTGTGCTCTTTTGCGTTTCTGTGGCAAGGAACCTTCTGATGCGGATAAGATTGAAAAGACACTCCAAACTATGCTCCCATCTGATAGGGTCTTGCAACATCAATACCGTGCTCGCAATTATCAGGACTTACTCTGAACTCATACATGATCTGCTTCAGGCAGAAAAGCACGATGAGCTTACGATGAAGAATCATAAGCAACGTCATGTTGGGGCTGCCCCTATACCTAAAATACATCATGCTATGAAAGATGAGAAGAAAGGGAATGGCTTCAAAAACCATTCCAAGTTTTCTGATAATTCAAAGAAGCGCAGACGCAACAAGCGTAAGGGTAAGAAAAACACAAAGGCTCCGAGGAAAGACACTACTACTTCCAAGGATGAGAAGTGTAAGAAGTGTGGATGCTACAACCATCCCACCAACAAGTGTCGCACTCCTCGCCACTTAGTGGCTCTGTACCAGCAAGCTCTCAAAGGCAAGGCTGCAGAAGGACAGGAATACGAAGCTCACTTCGCCACTCCATCCAACTTGAAGGCTGATATTGGAAGTCCAAGCATGAGTCAAAAGGAACCATGCACTTCCAACCTTCCACTCCTGACCTACACTGAGCCTATGGACATAGACAACGTCATCGTCGACTATTGTTTGGATGACGTCTTTGGAGACCTTAACTAGGATCCATAAGAAA
Protein-coding sequences here:
- the LOC112892372 gene encoding uncharacterized protein LOC112892372, with the translated sequence MAKEFEELALDGHNYPTWALDIKISLASKNILSALLPPAERTEPLHDAYKYNALYILRHHLHPDLKAEYVMEEEPNVLWLSLKDRYEQQKAVILPEANHDWTHIRLQDYKFIGDYNHAIHKICALLRFCGKEPSDADKIEKTLQTMLPSDRAEKHDELTMKNHKQRHVGAAPIPKIHHAMKDEKKGNGFKNHSKFSDNSKKRRRNKRKGKKNTKAPRKDTTTSKDEKCKKCGCYNHPTNKCRTPRHLVALYQQALKGKAAEGQEYEAHFATPSNLKADIGSPSMSQKEPCTSNLPLLTYTEPMDIDNVIVDYCLDDVFGDLN